In a genomic window of Sphingomonas koreensis:
- a CDS encoding COX15/CtaA family protein: MSRFAQTARPRAIAYWLFAVAVLIVVMVGVGGITRLTESGLSITEWKLVTGTLPPLSDAAWLAEFEKYKRIPEYQQINAGMSLEAFKGIYFWEYLHRLLGRLIGVAFALPLLWFAIRRAIPQGYGPRLVGLLVLGGLQGVIGWWMVTSGLAERTDVSHFRLAAHLLLALFILAALVWTALDLRALARDPGYRPARLTAVAVWTGLILFVQLVYGAFVAGLNAGLVTNQWPLMNGKFFPSEVLAVRPLLDAMLNDPAMIHWFHRWWAWVTVAALIVLARRARAAGDRKASVAIHIAFGTQILLGIATVWTSVHLHVAATHQVVGALVVAAAAWGAHSIGRRR; encoded by the coding sequence GTGTCCCGTTTTGCCCAAACCGCCCGCCCCCGCGCCATCGCTTACTGGCTGTTCGCTGTCGCCGTGCTGATCGTTGTGATGGTCGGCGTCGGCGGGATTACCCGCCTGACCGAATCCGGCCTGTCGATCACCGAATGGAAGCTGGTCACCGGCACCCTGCCCCCGCTGTCCGACGCGGCGTGGCTGGCCGAGTTCGAGAAGTACAAGCGCATCCCCGAATATCAGCAGATCAACGCTGGGATGAGCCTTGAGGCGTTCAAGGGCATCTATTTCTGGGAGTATCTGCACCGGCTGCTCGGCCGCCTGATCGGTGTGGCATTTGCGCTGCCGCTGCTGTGGTTCGCGATCCGCCGTGCGATCCCGCAGGGCTATGGCCCGCGCCTGGTCGGCCTGTTGGTGCTGGGCGGACTGCAGGGGGTGATCGGCTGGTGGATGGTCACATCCGGCCTCGCCGAGCGGACCGATGTCAGCCACTTCCGGCTGGCGGCGCATTTGCTGCTCGCGCTGTTCATCCTTGCGGCTTTGGTGTGGACCGCGCTCGACCTGCGCGCGCTGGCCCGCGATCCGGGCTATCGTCCGGCGCGCCTGACCGCGGTTGCGGTGTGGACGGGGCTGATCCTGTTCGTCCAGCTGGTCTATGGCGCATTCGTCGCGGGGCTCAACGCAGGTCTCGTCACCAACCAATGGCCGCTGATGAACGGCAAGTTCTTCCCGTCCGAAGTGCTGGCGGTACGCCCGTTGCTCGATGCGATGCTCAACGATCCGGCGATGATCCACTGGTTCCATCGCTGGTGGGCATGGGTGACCGTGGCAGCGCTGATCGTGCTGGCGCGCCGCGCGCGCGCCGCGGGCGACCGCAAGGCATCGGTGGCGATCCACATCGCCTTCGGCACGCAGATCCTGCTCGGCATCGCGACCGTATGGACGAGCGTGCACCTTCATGTCGCGGCAACGCATCAGGTGGTCGGCGCTCTGGTCGTCGCCGCTGCGGCCTGGGGCGCCCATTCGATCGGAAGGCGGCGATGA
- a CDS encoding TetR/AcrR family transcriptional regulator, with protein sequence MSRENRLAQLMTIAWSIIRAEGSDALTLGHLAERAGVTKPVVYDHFGTRAGLLAALFRDFDARQDALMDAALDASPLTLEGRAQAMAAAYVDCVLAQGREIPGVVAALEGSPELEQIMRAFRTMFLKKCRALFLPFAPSGEIRDPALWSMMGAAQLLSYAAAIGEVTREDAIAELARAIHAMAGVRA encoded by the coding sequence ATGTCGCGTGAAAACCGGCTCGCCCAGTTGATGACGATCGCCTGGAGCATCATCCGCGCCGAAGGCTCCGATGCCTTGACGCTGGGGCACCTCGCCGAACGCGCAGGCGTGACCAAGCCGGTGGTCTATGATCATTTCGGGACCCGCGCGGGGCTGCTCGCGGCATTGTTCCGGGATTTCGACGCGCGACAGGACGCGTTGATGGATGCGGCGCTCGACGCGAGTCCATTGACGCTCGAGGGCCGAGCGCAGGCGATGGCAGCCGCCTATGTCGATTGCGTGCTGGCGCAGGGGCGCGAGATCCCCGGAGTGGTCGCCGCGCTGGAGGGATCGCCCGAACTGGAGCAGATCATGCGCGCATTCCGCACGATGTTCCTGAAGAAATGCCGCGCGCTGTTCCTGCCCTTCGCCCCGTCAGGCGAGATCCGCGACCCCGCGCTGTGGAGCATGATGGGGGCTGCGCAATTGCTGTCCTATGCTGCAGCCATTGGCGAAGTGACGCGCGAGGACGCCATCGCGGAGCTGGCGCGCGCGATCCATGCGATGGCGGGTGTGAGAGCCTAG
- a CDS encoding MerC domain-containing protein yields MAHALAPRFWEQVDSRFDRFAIGLSSLCLAHCVASTVLLALASAAGAFLHPAIHEIGLVLAILFGLVALGRGIWKHGYMMPSAVGAFGLGMMAGALTLPHGGQEILWTVIGVAILALGHDLNRRATY; encoded by the coding sequence ATGGCCCATGCGCTTGCCCCCCGATTCTGGGAACAGGTCGATTCGCGGTTCGATCGCTTTGCGATTGGACTGTCGAGCCTGTGTCTGGCGCATTGCGTGGCGAGCACGGTGCTGCTCGCGCTGGCATCGGCGGCGGGGGCATTCCTCCATCCCGCGATCCACGAGATAGGCCTGGTCCTTGCCATCCTGTTCGGACTGGTCGCGCTCGGCCGCGGCATTTGGAAGCACGGTTATATGATGCCGTCCGCGGTCGGCGCCTTTGGCCTCGGCATGATGGCGGGTGCGCTGACCTTGCCGCATGGTGGGCAGGAAATCCTGTGGACCGTGATCGGCGTCGCGATCCTCGCGCTCGGCCACGACCTTAACCGCCGGGCCACCTACTGA
- the cutA gene encoding divalent-cation tolerance protein CutA translates to MSDIAIVHATFASSEEAETIGRRMVEERIAACVNLLGPCTSIYRWQGKVETATEHRALFKTTPQLARELADQIAALHGYDLPVIEIWPAAAGDAVAGWIDDSTR, encoded by the coding sequence ATGAGCGATATCGCTATCGTCCACGCGACCTTCGCCTCGTCGGAGGAGGCGGAGACGATCGGGCGGCGCATGGTCGAGGAACGGATCGCCGCTTGCGTCAACCTGCTCGGGCCGTGCACCTCCATCTATCGCTGGCAGGGCAAGGTCGAGACTGCGACCGAGCATCGCGCGCTGTTCAAGACGACGCCGCAGCTTGCCCGCGAGCTGGCCGACCAGATCGCGGCGCTGCATGGCTATGATCTGCCCGTGATCGAGATATGGCCTGCCGCCGCAGGGGACGCGGTTGCCGGCTGGATCGACGACTCGACGCGTTGA
- a CDS encoding Fur family transcriptional regulator, with protein MHAHDHHEHHGADLARAAQATLEKAGEQWTAMRASIFEALSGFEKPASAYDIAEAVSKREGRRVAANSVYRILDLFVTSNLARRVESANAYVANAHPDCLHDCIFLVCDSCGQTTHIDDDTITKTVRSAAKGAGFSPVRPVIEVRGKCADCD; from the coding sequence ATGCACGCGCACGATCATCACGAACATCATGGCGCCGATCTCGCACGCGCCGCGCAGGCGACGCTGGAGAAGGCTGGCGAGCAATGGACCGCGATGCGCGCCTCGATCTTCGAGGCGCTGTCGGGCTTCGAGAAGCCGGCCTCAGCCTATGACATTGCCGAGGCTGTGTCGAAGCGTGAGGGGCGCCGCGTTGCCGCCAACAGCGTCTATCGCATCCTGGATCTGTTCGTAACGTCGAACCTTGCCCGCCGGGTCGAAAGTGCCAACGCCTATGTCGCCAATGCGCATCCCGACTGCCTGCATGACTGCATCTTCCTGGTCTGCGATTCGTGCGGCCAGACCACGCATATCGACGATGATACGATCACCAAGACCGTGCGTTCCGCGGCCAAGGGGGCTGGATTCTCGCCCGTTCGCCCGGTGATCGAAGTGCGCGGCAAGTGCGCGGATTGCGACTAG